The Bacteroides ovatus genomic interval ATCTTCTGTACGGCATCCTGAACGCTGAAATTACCCTGATAAATCAAACGGTATGCGTTAGCGATGTGACGAAGGATTCTTTCCGATGTATTGTGATGTTGAGAAAGAACTACAGCGTTTACACCATGATATGTTACCGGATTTCCTGACATGATAACGTATGGAGGTACATCTTTAGATATACGGCAGCCGCTTTGTACCAGTGTCCAGCTTCCGATGTGACAATATTGATGTAAAGTGACATTTCCACTTAGGATAGCGCAATCATCCAACGTACATTCTCCTGCAATAGTGGTGCCGATACCTACCACACAGTTATTGTTGATTTGTACGTCATGGCAAAGATGTACTTTATCCATCAGGTAGTTTCCGTTTCCGATTTTGGTAGCATTGCCGGCAAATGTAGCGCGGCTGATTACTACATTCTCACGAATATCGTTATTATCTCCGATAATCAGGCTGCTTTCTTCTCCAGTATAGTGGAAATCTTGTGGTTCCGCTCCGAGGACAGCATTCTGATGTACCTTGTTTCCTTTTCCCATTTTAGTACCTTGCAGGATACTAGCGTAAGACATGATGACGCAGTCATCCCCGATCTCTACATTCTTTTCAATGTAGGCAAAAGGCAGAACGGTTACATTCTTGCCCAGCTTTGCTTCGGGATCTACGTAAGCTAACGGACTAATCATAATAGTATATG includes:
- the lpxA gene encoding acyl-ACP--UDP-N-acetylglucosamine O-acyltransferase, coding for MISPLAYVDPEAKLGKNVTVLPFAYIEKNVEIGDDCVIMSYASILQGTKMGKGNKVHQNAVLGAEPQDFHYTGEESSLIIGDNNDIRENVVISRATFAGNATKIGNGNYLMDKVHLCHDVQINNNCVVGIGTTIAGECTLDDCAILSGNVTLHQYCHIGSWTLVQSGCRISKDVPPYVIMSGNPVTYHGVNAVVLSQHHNTSERILRHIANAYRLIYQGNFSVQDAVQKIIDQVPMSEEIENIVNFVKNSERGIVK